In Nerophis ophidion isolate RoL-2023_Sa linkage group LG02, RoL_Noph_v1.0, whole genome shotgun sequence, one DNA window encodes the following:
- the ss18l2 gene encoding SS18-like protein 2: protein MSIVFVPKRLRGKAKINQETIQRLLDENDQLIRCIADYMKKGRAVECVKYQQFLHRNIVYLATIADASPVVDNTSQSST, encoded by the exons atgtcgaTCGTCTTCGTGCCTAAAAGACTGCGCGGCAAGGCTAAAATCAACCAAGAAACTATCCAAAGG CTTTTAGACGAAAACGACCAATTAATAAGATGCATCGCCGACTACATGAAGAAGGGACGAGCTGTGGAGTGTGTCAA ATATCAACAATTCCTGCATCGGAATATTGTTTACTTGGCCACCATTGCCGATGCAAGCCCTGTTGTTGACAACACGTCACAGTCTTCAA CGTGA